A section of the Clostridium omnivorum genome encodes:
- a CDS encoding carboxymuconolactone decarboxylase family protein — protein MSNYESILNYYKNELNWNPPFAEALSKYAPDGLKGYLMMRESVQNGHLPKKTRELIFTILDSLDDEVTGAKAHAVAAIEAGLTMEELMEAFVIVTIVKGINVLCKAGVEAIKAAEERLQQLNSANETK, from the coding sequence ATGAGCAATTATGAAAGTATCCTTAACTATTATAAAAATGAGTTAAATTGGAATCCACCCTTTGCTGAAGCATTATCTAAATACGCCCCTGATGGATTAAAAGGATATTTAATGATGCGTGAGTCCGTACAAAACGGTCATTTACCTAAAAAGACGAGAGAGCTTATTTTCACTATATTAGACAGCCTAGATGATGAAGTAACTGGCGCGAAGGCACATGCTGTAGCTGCTATAGAGGCAGGCTTGACTATGGAGGAATTGATGGAAGCCTTTGTAATTGTTACTATAGTTAAAGGCATTAATGTACTATGCAAAGCAGGTGTTGAAGCAATTAAAGCAGCTGAGGAAAGACTGCAGCAGTTGAACTCAGCTAATGAAACTAAATAA
- a CDS encoding GNAT family N-acetyltransferase, whose product MKVRKTVKEDIDLLIKIRMDYLFAEKGVSSPEEVQDIRRKLEEYFTKHLNKGFIAIIAENENEVLGVAFMSIVERPPIIAFSSYLVGTVYNVFTYPQYRGKGIATKVMTELLSEAKLLGVAAVDLMSTDKGKPLYEKLGFRVSNYTSMNKFL is encoded by the coding sequence ATGAAAGTAAGAAAAACTGTTAAAGAGGATATTGACCTCCTCATAAAGATTCGTATGGACTACCTGTTTGCTGAAAAAGGTGTGTCTTCTCCGGAAGAAGTGCAAGATATTAGAAGGAAGTTAGAAGAATACTTTACCAAGCACCTTAACAAGGGATTTATTGCTATCATTGCCGAGAATGAAAATGAAGTATTAGGAGTTGCATTTATGTCAATCGTGGAAAGACCTCCGATAATAGCATTTTCATCATATCTTGTGGGTACGGTATACAATGTTTTTACATACCCTCAATATAGAGGAAAAGGCATTGCAACAAAAGTTATGACTGAACTTTTATCGGAAGCAAAGCTATTAGGCGTTGCAGCAGTTGATTTAATGTCCACTGATAAAGGGAAACCATTATATGAAAAGCTTGGATTTCGAGTATCAAATTATACATCAATGAATAAATTCCTCTAA
- a CDS encoding HAD family hydrolase encodes MIKAILFDFDGVLTTDATGSQSICNYICKKIGLDMELFKKEYYKYNDNLLYGKINHENIWEKLCKDLNTKIDINILYESFINTPIDSQMIQLVNKLKHQNYKIGMVTDNKKDRIDEIVKYYDLNKTFDSITVSAEVGSGKDSSEIFVQAIQHLKVNADECVFIDNQEKNLIIPKSMGMNVIYFDHKERNYDQLIQGFKFLSIIL; translated from the coding sequence ATGATTAAGGCAATACTATTTGATTTCGACGGTGTACTAACTACTGATGCAACTGGTTCACAGTCAATATGTAATTACATTTGCAAGAAAATTGGATTAGACATGGAACTATTTAAAAAAGAGTATTACAAATATAATGATAACCTTTTATACGGAAAAATTAATCACGAAAACATTTGGGAGAAATTATGTAAGGACCTTAATACCAAAATTGATATAAATATATTATATGAATCCTTTATAAATACTCCTATAGATAGCCAAATGATACAACTTGTAAACAAACTGAAACATCAAAATTATAAAATTGGTATGGTTACTGACAACAAAAAAGACCGTATAGATGAGATTGTCAAATACTATGACTTAAATAAAACATTTGATTCAATCACTGTTTCGGCAGAGGTTGGTTCTGGAAAAGACAGCAGCGAAATTTTTGTACAAGCTATACAGCATTTGAAGGTAAATGCTGATGAATGTGTTTTCATTGATAATCAAGAAAAGAACCTTATTATTCCTAAAAGCATGGGAATGAATGTTATTTACTTTGACCATAAAGAAAGAAATTATGACCAACTTATTCAAGGATTCAAATTCTTATCAATAATTTTGTAA
- a CDS encoding DUF3137 domain-containing protein: protein MGFFGPSKKEIWHKLAEEIKANYVDGGIWKGDRVEARVDNWIVVLDTYVVSTGKSAITYTRMRVPFVNRENFYFKIYRSGMFSGLGKKLGMQDISIGYEYFDEAFVIKSNNEEKVKQLFSNDNIRALIQDQPHINLEIKDDEGYFSTHFPEGVDELCFMVTGVIKDIEQLKELYELFAEVLRELCNIGIASPETPDIVL from the coding sequence ATGGGGTTTTTCGGGCCAAGTAAAAAAGAAATATGGCATAAGTTGGCTGAAGAAATTAAAGCTAATTATGTTGATGGAGGCATTTGGAAAGGAGATAGGGTTGAAGCTAGAGTAGATAACTGGATTGTTGTATTGGATACCTATGTAGTGTCTACAGGAAAATCTGCTATAACTTATACAAGAATGAGAGTTCCATTTGTAAACCGTGAAAACTTCTACTTTAAAATATACAGAAGTGGAATGTTTAGCGGACTTGGAAAGAAGCTCGGTATGCAGGATATAAGTATTGGCTATGAGTACTTTGATGAAGCCTTTGTTATTAAAAGCAATAATGAAGAAAAGGTTAAGCAGCTGTTTTCTAATGATAACATAAGAGCTCTAATACAAGATCAGCCACATATTAATCTAGAAATAAAGGATGATGAAGGATATTTTAGCACTCACTTTCCTGAGGGAGTAGATGAGTTATGCTTTATGGTTACAGGGGTAATAAAGGATATAGAGCAACTCAAAGAGCTATACGAGTTATTTGCTGAAGTACTGAGAGAATTATGCAATATAGGTATAGCAAGCCCTGAAACACCTGATATTGTTTTGTAA
- a CDS encoding HAD family hydrolase: MNKPKMIIFDYGQTIVNEKSFDPLRGTSAVLKEAAINPNNVSAEEVQALAYELGRDIGRWGVDAEKQTFLEVHNHVFQTYLYEYFDIEFTKPMAEVERIFLNGACIAEPTKNIVEFLSFLDSKKIRTSVISNISFSGNLLKEHINGLLPSNNFEFIIASSEYIFRKPHKRIFELALRKAKLNASDVWYCGDNAVFDVDGAAASGIFPVWYKGAIEKSNKYTPKSDCLEVNDWNEIIEMLGEL; this comes from the coding sequence ATGAATAAACCTAAAATGATAATTTTTGATTACGGACAAACTATTGTTAATGAAAAAAGCTTTGACCCCTTAAGAGGTACAAGTGCAGTATTAAAGGAAGCTGCTATTAATCCTAATAATGTCTCAGCTGAAGAAGTACAAGCTTTGGCTTATGAACTGGGTAGGGACATAGGCCGCTGGGGAGTAGATGCTGAAAAGCAAACCTTTTTAGAAGTACATAACCATGTTTTTCAAACCTATCTATATGAATATTTTGATATTGAATTTACAAAACCAATGGCTGAGGTAGAACGTATATTTTTAAACGGAGCTTGCATTGCTGAACCTACAAAAAACATAGTGGAATTTCTAAGCTTTTTAGACAGTAAAAAAATACGAACAAGTGTAATAAGCAACATATCTTTTAGCGGTAATTTATTAAAGGAACATATTAATGGCCTGCTACCATCGAATAATTTTGAATTTATTATAGCAAGCAGTGAGTATATTTTTAGAAAACCTCATAAGCGAATATTTGAGCTTGCTCTTCGTAAAGCAAAGCTTAATGCCTCTGATGTTTGGTACTGTGGGGACAATGCAGTATTTGATGTTGATGGAGCCGCAGCTTCTGGAATATTTCCAGTATGGTACAAAGGAGCAATAGAGAAGTCAAATAAATACACTCCTAAAAGTGACTGCCTAGAGGTTAATGATTGGAATGAGATTATTGAGATGTTAGGAGAATTGTAA
- a CDS encoding sensor histidine kinase: MGRVRFSEIVNINELQKITDNIYAVTGMPIGVIEVDGTIVLASGWQDICTKFHRMHPLACQRCLDSDFYIKNHLEEGEPIRYKCKNNMWDIAMPMVISGEHIATIFLGQFFYEDEKIDMEYFRAQALEFGFSEKEYLEALNKVPKYSRERVEQILTYYQGLIMTLTESGIRQVELKKSKKELVEGKRYLSTIFNSVNDAIFIHDIYGNIIDINETAISMLGYSREELLTQNVKDIVVQEPVYYDYTIKKLINRAKENETAIGELIAKKKDGTVLWIEVNTRIISIDEEDIVIATVRDITERKKAELAFQNETFELEKLRTEFFANISHELRTPLNIILSAIKVNEMHILNKERPIDIERIISNIGVEKQNCFRLLRLINNLIDSTKIDANQFELNIVNCNIVSIIEEITLAAANHLCSSKLNLVFDTDIEEKIVACDVDKLERIILNLLSNSVKYTPDGGNILVNIFDGEEYITITIEDTGIGIPPEKLQVVFDRFRQVDKSFTRNSEGIGLGLFLAKSLVQMLGGTINVESEYGKGTKFTVKLPAKVLENSKGIAECELAADKINDYEEKITIEFSDIYK, encoded by the coding sequence ATGGGGAGAGTTAGGTTTTCTGAAATAGTAAATATTAATGAACTGCAAAAAATTACAGACAATATTTATGCAGTTACTGGAATGCCTATTGGGGTCATAGAAGTTGATGGAACAATAGTTTTAGCAAGTGGCTGGCAGGATATATGCACTAAATTTCATAGAATGCATCCATTGGCATGTCAAAGGTGCTTGGATAGTGACTTTTATATAAAAAATCACCTTGAAGAAGGAGAGCCAATTAGATACAAATGTAAAAATAATATGTGGGATATTGCTATGCCTATGGTCATATCTGGGGAACATATTGCAACTATTTTTTTAGGCCAATTTTTTTATGAGGATGAAAAAATTGATATGGAATATTTCCGAGCACAAGCCTTAGAGTTTGGTTTCAGTGAAAAAGAATATCTTGAAGCACTTAACAAGGTTCCAAAGTATTCAAGGGAAAGAGTTGAGCAAATTTTAACATATTATCAAGGATTAATAATGACCTTAACTGAAAGCGGCATAAGACAGGTGGAATTAAAAAAGTCAAAAAAGGAACTTGTGGAAGGCAAGAGGTATTTAAGTACAATTTTTAACTCTGTGAATGATGCCATATTTATTCATGATATATATGGAAATATAATAGATATAAATGAGACTGCTATTTCTATGTTGGGTTATTCAAGAGAGGAACTACTAACCCAAAATGTAAAGGACATTGTAGTTCAAGAGCCTGTGTATTATGACTATACTATAAAAAAGCTAATAAATAGAGCAAAGGAAAATGAGACGGCTATAGGAGAGCTTATAGCAAAAAAGAAAGATGGAACAGTACTTTGGATAGAAGTAAATACACGTATAATAAGTATCGATGAGGAGGATATAGTTATAGCAACTGTAAGGGATATTACAGAAAGAAAAAAGGCAGAGCTGGCATTTCAAAACGAAACATTTGAACTGGAAAAGCTGAGAACTGAGTTTTTCGCTAATATCTCTCATGAGTTAAGAACTCCGCTGAATATAATATTAAGTGCAATTAAAGTTAATGAAATGCATATTTTAAACAAAGAAAGGCCCATTGATATTGAAAGAATTATTAGTAATATTGGCGTAGAGAAGCAGAACTGCTTTAGGCTGTTAAGGCTTATAAATAATTTAATTGACTCTACAAAAATCGATGCAAATCAATTCGAATTAAATATAGTTAACTGTAATATAGTTAGCATTATTGAAGAAATTACATTAGCTGCAGCAAATCACCTATGCAGTAGTAAATTGAACCTTGTATTTGATACTGATATTGAGGAAAAGATAGTGGCTTGTGATGTAGACAAGCTTGAAAGAATAATACTAAATTTGCTATCGAACTCAGTGAAGTATACTCCAGATGGGGGAAATATATTAGTAAATATTTTTGACGGTGAAGAATATATTACTATTACCATAGAGGACACAGGAATAGGTATTCCACCAGAAAAGCTTCAGGTTGTATTTGATAGATTTAGGCAGGTAGACAAGTCTTTTACACGTAACAGTGAGGGAATTGGGCTGGGTTTATTCCTTGCAAAGTCCTTGGTCCAAATGCTAGGAGGAACTATTAATGTAGAAAGCGAGTACGGTAAGGGGACTAAATTTACGGTAAAGCTTCCTGCTAAAGTATTGGAGAATAGTAAAGGAATTGCTGAGTGTGAACTGGCTGCAGATAAGATTAATGATTATGAAGAAAAAATAACAATTGAGTTTTCTGATATATATAAATAA
- a CDS encoding metallophosphoesterase family protein, translated as MNKKILSIFLILFMSTILSSCIFKKPNTKTTPPNPSSPVQPQPSKDKSIEEDTLRFVVMADSRGSDGGVNSEVIIKTLEKIKTLSPQPSFAVMPGDLVTGASSYSKVKTQLENFKNIITKYYPIEFFYPGFGNHEATAGIKAEQAFQEVFSEFNANFLDGYSKTVYYFDSGNARFYMLNSNHPGEEHEISDKQLDFITANMDSSKKHNYYFFHEPAYPTGTHIGDSLDANKLQRDKFWSLIDASNSPIAFCGHEHNYTRRHINSDFNEGLRGESFKFNKTVYQITTGTFGAPIYKGYGDSKNVDVPPISEYHFAVVDMSEAKTIVTVYNLEGKVIDSF; from the coding sequence TTGAATAAAAAAATCCTATCTATTTTCTTAATATTATTTATGTCCACTATCCTTAGCTCCTGTATTTTTAAAAAGCCCAACACAAAAACAACTCCACCTAACCCATCGAGTCCAGTTCAACCTCAGCCTTCTAAGGATAAATCTATCGAGGAAGATACCTTACGCTTTGTAGTAATGGCCGATAGCCGGGGCTCAGATGGTGGAGTTAATTCAGAAGTTATTATAAAAACCCTAGAAAAAATTAAGACTCTTTCTCCCCAGCCATCCTTTGCTGTTATGCCTGGGGATTTAGTCACTGGTGCTAGTAGTTATTCTAAAGTTAAAACTCAGCTTGAGAATTTTAAAAATATAATTACCAAATATTATCCTATTGAGTTCTTTTACCCTGGCTTTGGAAATCACGAGGCCACAGCTGGAATAAAAGCAGAGCAGGCTTTTCAAGAGGTTTTTTCAGAGTTTAATGCAAATTTTTTAGATGGGTATTCCAAAACTGTATATTACTTCGATAGTGGAAATGCACGCTTTTACATGCTTAATTCCAATCATCCAGGTGAAGAACATGAAATATCAGATAAGCAGTTGGACTTCATAACGGCAAATATGGATTCTAGTAAAAAGCATAATTATTATTTTTTCCATGAACCAGCCTATCCAACAGGCACTCATATAGGAGACTCCTTGGATGCAAACAAGCTTCAAAGGGATAAATTTTGGTCTTTAATTGATGCCTCAAATAGCCCAATAGCCTTTTGTGGCCATGAGCATAACTATACAAGGAGGCATATAAATTCTGACTTCAATGAGGGTCTAAGAGGTGAGAGTTTCAAATTTAATAAGACTGTATATCAGATTACCACCGGCACCTTTGGTGCACCAATTTACAAGGGCTATGGTGATAGTAAAAATGTTGATGTCCCTCCCATATCAGAGTATCACTTTGCAGTAGTAGATATGTCAGAAGCTAAAACTATAGTTACTGTTTATAATCTAGAGGGTAAAGTAATTGATAGCTTTTAG
- a CDS encoding GNAT family N-acetyltransferase translates to MFTKNEILNIAKKQLSLDFSCEIEDLEKVENTVVEKQHKIGRRIYANDGCSLKILCFGRRAVVSTTPEIMPWFQKKLNDYDTNWLFLFPVLRNIDKMLNDFGHEVADIHHFYLPLAPLEEVAPITDIRWYEKDDIIQFKNDDRFDEAFAFDDNYPDVLAIAALDGYEIIGMAGASCDCEDMWQIGINVMEGYRGKGIATNLVSLLKNEIMKRGKIPFYSTIESNIYSQGVAIKSGFIPVWAELYSREKTL, encoded by the coding sequence ATGTTTACTAAAAATGAGATATTAAATATTGCCAAGAAACAACTATCTTTAGATTTTAGCTGTGAGATTGAAGATTTAGAAAAAGTTGAAAATACTGTGGTTGAGAAACAACATAAAATAGGAAGAAGAATCTACGCTAATGATGGTTGTTCACTTAAGATTCTTTGCTTCGGAAGAAGAGCTGTAGTTTCTACTACACCAGAAATTATGCCTTGGTTTCAAAAAAAATTAAATGATTATGATACTAACTGGTTATTTCTATTTCCTGTACTTAGAAATATAGACAAAATGCTTAATGATTTTGGACATGAGGTAGCTGATATTCATCATTTTTATTTACCATTAGCACCTTTAGAAGAGGTAGCGCCTATCACAGATATTAGATGGTATGAAAAGGATGATATTATCCAATTTAAAAATGATGATAGATTTGATGAAGCTTTTGCTTTTGATGATAATTATCCAGATGTTTTAGCTATTGCTGCTTTAGATGGATATGAGATTATTGGTATGGCTGGGGCAAGCTGTGATTGCGAAGATATGTGGCAGATTGGTATTAATGTTATGGAAGGATACCGTGGAAAAGGGATAGCCACAAATTTAGTTTCTTTATTAAAGAATGAAATTATGAAGAGAGGAAAAATTCCATTTTATAGTACCATTGAATCTAACATATATTCTCAAGGTGTTGCTATTAAATCAGGATTTATACCAGTTTGGGCAGAGTTATACTCTAGAGAAAAAACACTTTGA
- a CDS encoding manganese efflux pump MntP — MSLLELFIIAVGLSMDAFAVAICKGLCLRKINFKKAGTVGLYFGLFQAGMPLIGYFLGVQFQNKITSIDHWISFFLLAIIGINMIRESIESKNEVGIECAVDENINDETLAFKNMIGLAIATSIDALAVGVTFAFLKVNILSAVSFIGIVTFTLSMVGVKIGNVFGTIYKSKAEFAGGLILILMGLKILLEHLGMINF; from the coding sequence ATGAGTTTACTTGAACTATTTATTATTGCAGTTGGCTTATCAATGGATGCCTTTGCAGTAGCAATTTGCAAAGGGTTGTGCCTGAGAAAGATTAACTTTAAAAAAGCAGGAACTGTAGGACTATACTTTGGACTGTTCCAAGCAGGAATGCCTCTCATTGGATATTTTCTAGGAGTTCAGTTTCAAAATAAGATTACATCTATTGACCACTGGATATCATTTTTTTTGCTTGCAATCATCGGTATTAACATGATCCGAGAGTCTATAGAAAGCAAAAATGAAGTTGGAATCGAATGTGCAGTGGATGAGAATATAAATGATGAAACTCTAGCTTTTAAAAATATGATTGGTTTAGCAATTGCAACAAGTATTGATGCTTTAGCAGTAGGAGTTACCTTTGCATTTCTAAAAGTAAATATTCTTTCTGCGGTCTCCTTCATAGGTATTGTTACTTTTACATTATCAATGGTAGGCGTTAAGATAGGAAATGTATTTGGCACAATTTATAAATCTAAAGCAGAATTTGCTGGTGGACTTATTTTAATTCTTATGGGACTTAAGATTTTGCTTGAGCATTTAGGAATGATTAATTTCTAA
- a CDS encoding GNAT family N-acetyltransferase, which translates to MIVKLDNSNKDQLIRYLMKEEEYNLFILGDINNFGLEKDFLEFFAELNSNNEIIAVLMRFYDEFIIYCEDNIFNVDEFSKILVSNNFKGLSGKSNIVDRFIDKVRVKNKRNMYFSKLMDDSKLQTYKLNGNVIITEESSLDGLFELYKIEDNGIEYKNKNQVRREFRDKTARGFHILNNKSQVIACVRTSAEYKNSAMITGLCVHPDYRRIGYATELMSILCSKLLEEGKYPCLFYDNEKAGRIYRKLGFHELGLWSLWTDM; encoded by the coding sequence ATGATTGTAAAACTGGATAATTCTAATAAAGACCAGCTGATAAGGTATTTAATGAAAGAAGAAGAATATAATCTGTTTATATTAGGAGATATTAATAACTTTGGATTAGAAAAAGACTTTTTAGAGTTCTTTGCAGAGCTTAATAGTAATAACGAAATCATTGCGGTTTTAATGAGATTTTATGATGAATTTATAATCTATTGTGAAGATAATATTTTTAATGTTGATGAATTTTCGAAAATATTAGTTAGTAACAATTTTAAAGGCTTAAGTGGGAAGAGTAATATTGTAGATAGGTTTATCGATAAGGTAAGGGTAAAGAATAAGCGTAATATGTATTTTTCTAAACTTATGGATGATAGTAAACTTCAAACTTATAAGTTAAATGGCAATGTAATTATTACGGAGGAAAGTTCATTAGATGGGTTGTTTGAACTTTATAAAATTGAAGATAATGGCATTGAATATAAAAATAAAAATCAAGTTAGAAGAGAGTTTAGGGATAAAACAGCAAGAGGATTTCACATACTAAATAATAAAAGTCAGGTTATTGCCTGTGTTAGGACATCTGCTGAATATAAGAATTCAGCCATGATTACCGGACTATGTGTTCATCCTGATTATAGGAGAATTGGTTATGCTACAGAGTTAATGTCTATATTGTGCAGTAAGTTATTAGAAGAAGGAAAATATCCTTGCCTGTTTTATGATAATGAAAAGGCGGGTAGGATTTATAGGAAACTTGGATTTCATGAACTAGGACTTTGGAGTCTTTGGACGGACATGTAA
- a CDS encoding MBL fold metallo-hydrolase, with amino-acid sequence MKFKVLGSGGCTSIPRATCSCRVCKEAREKGTPYSRFGCSLFLEDINLLIDTPEDINIALNKFDVKSIDNVLYSHWHPDHTLGMRVFEQIKINWCEISVGIKNKKPINVFGLDYVIEDIRSIRNKFGPYVENYEKNYNLIKINVVDRELNIDDIKITIIPVSNKLSSVFVFEQKDKKVIYAPCNVKPFPDEDLFNNADLLIIGDTITSEVAKDNFIIGNDNKMRKSMFVMNEIVELKKQYNVDKVIMTHLDEDWGLSYDDYLEKAKNYDNIEFAYDGLDIEIC; translated from the coding sequence ATGAAATTTAAAGTATTAGGTTCTGGAGGATGTACGTCAATACCTAGAGCAACATGCAGTTGTAGAGTATGTAAGGAAGCGAGGGAGAAGGGAACCCCCTATTCGCGTTTTGGTTGTTCATTATTTCTAGAGGATATCAATTTGTTAATTGATACTCCAGAGGATATTAATATTGCACTAAATAAATTTGATGTAAAGAGTATTGATAATGTGCTTTATAGCCATTGGCATCCCGACCATACTCTAGGGATGAGAGTTTTTGAACAGATAAAAATAAATTGGTGTGAAATATCGGTTGGAATTAAAAATAAGAAACCTATAAATGTGTTTGGATTGGATTATGTAATTGAAGATATAAGATCAATAAGAAATAAATTCGGACCGTATGTTGAAAATTACGAAAAAAACTATAATTTAATAAAAATAAATGTTGTTGATAGAGAACTAAATATAGATGATATAAAAATTACAATCATACCTGTTAGTAATAAGCTTAGCTCAGTATTTGTATTTGAGCAAAAGGATAAAAAAGTTATCTATGCACCATGTAATGTAAAACCTTTTCCAGATGAAGATTTATTTAATAATGCTGATTTATTGATAATCGGAGATACAATAACTTCAGAAGTAGCAAAAGATAATTTCATTATTGGTAACGACAATAAAATGAGAAAAAGTATGTTTGTTATGAATGAAATTGTTGAACTAAAAAAACAGTATAATGTGGATAAGGTTATTATGACTCATTTAGATGAAGACTGGGGATTATCATATGATGACTATTTGGAAAAAGCAAAGAATTATGACAATATAGAATTTGCGTATGATGGATTGGATATAGAAATATGCTAA
- a CDS encoding class I SAM-dependent methyltransferase translates to MIKTDVSNIHRTNKTYWDENGNDFLESIVLPYYGCNTLTENELNLFGDVAGKKFLDIGCGNGESLKYHGNNKAAELWGIDISQNQLEKAAKCLSESGYAAKLICGAMEDEHKLPTDYFDYVYSIYAIGWTTDLQGTFNRVASYLKKDGIFIFSWSHPIHMCVAFEEDKAFFKNTYFDETWSQRDLDGKNILLCSRKISTYVNALAKAGFVIEQLVEQTNDETLQLTGELSDWTKKSQMVPLTAIFKARKL, encoded by the coding sequence ATGATCAAAACTGATGTTAGCAATATACATCGCACCAATAAGACTTATTGGGATGAGAATGGTAATGATTTTTTAGAATCTATTGTACTGCCTTATTATGGTTGTAATACTTTAACGGAAAATGAATTAAACTTATTTGGTGATGTAGCAGGCAAAAAATTTTTAGATATTGGCTGCGGTAATGGTGAATCTCTTAAATATCATGGCAATAACAAGGCAGCTGAGCTTTGGGGCATAGATATTTCTCAAAACCAGCTTGAGAAGGCAGCAAAGTGCCTTTCAGAAAGTGGCTACGCAGCAAAGCTGATTTGTGGTGCAATGGAAGATGAACATAAGCTGCCAACAGATTATTTTGATTATGTTTATTCAATTTATGCAATTGGATGGACAACAGATTTACAGGGTACATTTAATAGGGTTGCATCTTATTTAAAGAAGGATGGCATTTTTATATTTAGTTGGTCGCACCCTATCCATATGTGCGTGGCATTTGAAGAAGATAAAGCCTTTTTTAAAAATACCTATTTTGATGAAACATGGTCTCAGCGGGATCTTGATGGGAAAAACATTTTACTTTGCTCCAGGAAGATATCAACTTACGTAAACGCCTTGGCAAAAGCAGGTTTTGTAATTGAGCAGTTGGTTGAGCAGACAAACGACGAAACTTTGCAATTAACAGGTGAGCTTAGCGATTGGACAAAAAAATCGCAAATGGTTCCGTTAACAGCTATTTTTAAAGCGAGGAAGCTGTAG
- a CDS encoding kinase — MDKVTKLIILRGNSGSGKTTTGKALQKKFGHGTMLISQDVVRREMLYVNDGPNTEASQLLNELVLYGKKHCSIIILEGILNSKWYKKLFKNLLHEFNNEIYAYYFDIPFEETLNRHKQKPNAHEFGEKEMKSWWNEKDLLGIIPEVYLHKELSLDEIVDMIYQNVINSNL, encoded by the coding sequence ATGGATAAAGTAACAAAGTTAATAATACTTAGAGGTAATTCAGGAAGTGGTAAAACCACAACTGGCAAAGCATTACAAAAGAAATTTGGTCACGGTACAATGCTAATTTCACAAGATGTAGTTAGGAGAGAAATGCTATATGTGAATGATGGGCCTAATACCGAGGCTAGTCAATTACTAAATGAACTTGTACTATACGGGAAAAAGCATTGCAGTATTATAATTTTAGAAGGCATTTTAAATTCAAAGTGGTATAAAAAACTATTCAAAAATTTACTTCATGAATTTAACAATGAAATTTATGCATATTACTTTGACATACCTTTTGAAGAAACCTTGAATCGTCATAAACAAAAGCCTAATGCTCATGAATTTGGAGAAAAAGAAATGAAAAGCTGGTGGAATGAAAAAGATCTATTAGGCATCATTCCTGAGGTATACCTACATAAAGAGCTAAGTTTAGATGAAATAGTGGATATGATTTATCAGAATGTTATAAATAGTAATTTGTAG